Part of the Enterobacter pseudoroggenkampii genome, CTGTCCGAATGACAGCTCTAACGTGTTTCCATCGGGATCGGCAAAAAAGACATAGTATCCGACGGGATCGCCTACATTCTCAGGCGCCTTCCTTAGCACACCTTCAGCGGTGGCCATCGCGGTTTTTCTGTCAATTTCTTCGCGGGTCGCGCAGGCAATTCCCAGATGCCCGAAACTGCCCAGCGGCGTATCGGTCACGGTATCGGCCTGTACCAGAACCAGTGCAAAAGGACGGGTATGGTCGCTAAGCCATGCGACTTTTCTGGCATCAGGCATGTCGGGTTCACGCAAATGAATGACCTCCATACCGGCATAGCGACGATAGAAGGCAATACTCTTTTCCAGGTCCCTGACCATAAACGCGACATGAGTGAAACCTACATCAATGTCTTTCATTTTAAGATGTTACTCCTTTATCAACGTGGTGCTGACATCTTAAAAGCTCAAGTTAACTTGATGTCAATACGCTCATAAAGAAGAAACAGGCGAGAAATGGTAAACCGCCGTCATCACGGCAATGCTAACGACAATGCTTAAGAAAAAGTAGGTTTTAAAGGGCTGCTTTTGCGTTTTATGGCGAAAGAGTTGCTGGCCCACAATCGCGCCAGGCCAGCCGCCGGTTACGCCAAATACCAGCAGCGTGGCTTCCGGTACCCTGCGCATACCCTTACGCGCTGCCTGTTTATCGGCGCCATACATAGCCATCGTCAGCACATTGATCAGCAGAAACCACATAGCCAAAGGGTTAGAGGCAAAAAGGCTGCCGATTGCAGCAAAGATCAGGAGTGAATAACAAAAGCGATTGAGGGTCATAGTAGCGGCCAGAGGATTGTTAAGCAGTTTTCGACGCCGCATTATACGCTACTTGCGCATATATCAGGCGGGAAATGCAGACAACTGGGAAAACGTTACTCCACCCTCACTTTAACCTTTGGCTTCGACAAAAGGATTTTTACCAACTCCTTAAAAGGAACAGGTTTGTAGAAGAAGTAGCCCTGTAAAAACGTGATGTTATTGCGGATGAGATAATCAAGCTGTTGCTGGGTTTCAACCCCTTCCGCAACAATACGGATTGACAGTTTTTTTGCCAGTTCCAGTACCGAATCCAGGATCAGGGTGGAATCCTCATTGGCATTCACTCTGGCAACAAAGCTTTGGTCGATTTTGATGTAATCAATGTGCAGGTCCTGCAGGTAGGACAGGCCAGAATATCCCGTTCCAAAATCATCCAGCGCGATTGCAAATCCGTTGTTATGCAGCTCATTCAGGGTCTTAACGAGATGTTCATCTACGTGGAGGGGCTCGCGCTCGGTCACCTCAACGACAAGGTTAAGATCCTGTTGCACAAAGCTGCGCTTGTAATTCAGGCACTCTTCAAAAAAGGTAGAGGAAACGATATGAGATGCACTGAAGTTAATTCCTACATGGAATCCTTCCGGCAGCAGCGAAGAAATTGAATTCATCTGCATTGCAACCTGACGCATTAAGCTTTGGGTTAATGGAATAATTAACCCTGATTTTTCAGCAAGAGGAATAAACGACGCGGGAGAAATAAACCCGGATTGCGGATGCTTCCATCTGGCCAGCACCTCGACACCGCGCAAGGTGCCCTCTTTTCCGCTCACGACGGGTTGGTAATAGGGAATAATTTCATTTCTGTAGATGGCAGTGCGCAGTGAATCTTCAGGCGATATATCCTTAGAGAGATAGCGTTGCAGAAGATAAGCAGGAAGAGAGGAAATGAGCAGCAGAAATAACAGCACCCCACCGGCCTGGTCGAATAATCTCGTCAGGCTAAAAAGAGGCGGAGCGTTAAATTGAATCGCGAAGGGATAATCAGCGTCTTTTACCGTCAGTACATCTTTGTTTGCATGGGGTGCCGTCAACACATCGCCGGATTGGCCTAAACGACGATTGCCGACTTGCAGTGAATACGCCACGCCACGTAATGGCATATTCAGCGCATCCCGGATATGGCTGTCGCTGATGCTCACCATGATTCGGCTTCCGGCATGGTTTGTCTGGTATAAGAGAACCGGCAGGCCGTTGACCGTACTTTTCGATGGAACAAGTAGCAATGATGCCTGAGGCAGCGCT contains:
- a CDS encoding VOC family protein, which encodes MKDIDVGFTHVAFMVRDLEKSIAFYRRYAGMEVIHLREPDMPDARKVAWLSDHTRPFALVLVQADTVTDTPLGSFGHLGIACATREEIDRKTAMATAEGVLRKAPENVGDPVGYYVFFADPDGNTLELSFGQRVGLEAIRTASRNK
- a CDS encoding DUF1294 domain-containing protein gives rise to the protein MTLNRFCYSLLIFAAIGSLFASNPLAMWFLLINVLTMAMYGADKQAARKGMRRVPEATLLVFGVTGGWPGAIVGQQLFRHKTQKQPFKTYFFLSIVVSIAVMTAVYHFSPVSSL
- a CDS encoding EAL domain-containing protein; this translates as MRHAPISLAAATAIFMLGVFIINLQVWYSARADSLAGAHYVVRNMNVILKEARHATQIAMQLAENECDAEGQYRLGTEAALQPHLRTIVILKQDAVWCSSLPGNRVLLVNGSALPQASLLLVPSKSTVNGLPVLLYQTNHAGSRIMVSISDSHIRDALNMPLRGVAYSLQVGNRRLGQSGDVLTAPHANKDVLTVKDADYPFAIQFNAPPLFSLTRLFDQAGGVLLFLLLISSLPAYLLQRYLSKDISPEDSLRTAIYRNEIIPYYQPVVSGKEGTLRGVEVLARWKHPQSGFISPASFIPLAEKSGLIIPLTQSLMRQVAMQMNSISSLLPEGFHVGINFSASHIVSSTFFEECLNYKRSFVQQDLNLVVEVTEREPLHVDEHLVKTLNELHNNGFAIALDDFGTGYSGLSYLQDLHIDYIKIDQSFVARVNANEDSTLILDSVLELAKKLSIRIVAEGVETQQQLDYLIRNNITFLQGYFFYKPVPFKELVKILLSKPKVKVRVE